The Synechococcales cyanobacterium CNB genome includes a window with the following:
- a CDS encoding fasciclin domain-containing protein — translation MNRSISVVGGLVAILALAGHASGQCSTPQVCETTKEQPGQARHASYVVAADDVVNVAAGTGKFTTLLAAAEAAGLVDALRSSDPITVFAPTDEAFAKLPAGTVESLLRPENRAALAGILTYHVVPGAIPASRVARLSGATTLNGQRVEFTRTGDGVRIDGAAVIVADVEASNGIIHVIDRVILPADGTIVAVASKAGTFGTLLAAAKAAGLADTLAGNGPFTVLAPTDEAFGKLPAGTVESLLKPENKDKLASILRYHVIPGRVYAAQALSLGAAATLQGNEIVFDLANGSLVADGARVVRTDIDASNGVIHVIDAVILPR, via the coding sequence ATGAACCGCAGTATTTCGGTCGTCGGTGGGTTGGTCGCGATTCTCGCTCTGGCCGGGCACGCCTCGGGGCAGTGCTCAACGCCGCAGGTCTGCGAAACGACAAAGGAGCAGCCTGGACAGGCCAGGCATGCGTCGTACGTCGTCGCCGCGGACGACGTGGTGAACGTCGCGGCCGGGACTGGCAAGTTCACGACGCTCCTCGCCGCCGCCGAGGCCGCGGGACTCGTCGATGCGCTCCGCTCGTCAGATCCCATCACCGTGTTCGCGCCGACGGACGAGGCCTTCGCCAAACTCCCCGCAGGCACGGTGGAGTCGCTCCTCCGCCCCGAGAACCGCGCGGCGCTCGCCGGCATTCTCACCTACCACGTTGTACCCGGCGCGATCCCGGCGTCGCGCGTCGCCCGGTTGAGCGGCGCGACCACGCTCAACGGCCAGCGCGTCGAGTTCACTCGCACCGGCGACGGCGTCCGCATCGACGGTGCCGCCGTCATCGTCGCGGACGTTGAGGCCTCCAACGGGATCATTCACGTCATCGATCGCGTGATCCTGCCCGCGGACGGCACGATCGTCGCCGTCGCGTCGAAGGCCGGAACGTTCGGGACGCTCCTCGCCGCCGCGAAGGCCGCGGGTCTCGCTGATACGCTCGCCGGCAATGGTCCCTTCACCGTCCTCGCGCCGACCGATGAGGCCTTCGGGAAACTTCCCGCGGGTACGGTCGAGTCTCTCCTCAAGCCGGAGAACAAGGACAAGCTCGCCTCCATCCTCAGGTACCACGTCATCCCGGGGCGCGTCTACGCCGCCCAAGCCCTCTCGCTCGGCGCGGCCGCCACGCTCCAGGGCAACGAAATCGTCTTTGATCTCGCCAACGGCTCGCTCGTCGCCGACGGCGCCCGCGTCGTCCGCACCGACATCGACGCCTCGAACGGCGTGATCCACGTCATCGACGCTGTCATCCTGCCTCGGTAA
- a CDS encoding helix-turn-helix domain-containing protein, translating to MKATQTLLSPNDLAMAIGVSESSLKRWVDRGDIRAVRTMGGHRRIPLEEAVRFIRHTRHPVVDPTVLGMAEAAGHVGWAEGPDWRALVEALKAEDHGRARGMLLAAYLSGTSVSRIADELIHPAMEELGGLWKHSSAGIMVEHRATDTCIQTVSQIRSLIHAPDGAPVAVGGGAPGDPYVLGSLAAAVTLAEEGFRTVNLGPDTPLDVLAAAAREYAASLVWLSLSSQGRSRPSGRELLAFARSMAQEGAKVALGGRALPPLPGPPEPGVFIGKSMSELAAYAAGVRAAAAHG from the coding sequence ATGAAAGCCACCCAAACCTTACTTTCTCCGAACGATTTGGCCATGGCAATCGGTGTGAGCGAATCGTCCCTGAAGCGCTGGGTGGACCGGGGTGACATTCGCGCGGTGCGAACGATGGGGGGACATCGGCGCATCCCATTGGAGGAAGCGGTTCGGTTCATCCGGCACACGCGACATCCGGTGGTGGATCCGACCGTACTAGGGATGGCGGAGGCCGCGGGGCATGTCGGCTGGGCGGAGGGACCTGACTGGCGTGCCCTCGTGGAAGCGTTGAAGGCGGAGGATCACGGTCGGGCACGGGGGATGCTGCTCGCCGCATACCTCTCAGGGACGTCCGTCTCGCGGATCGCGGACGAGTTGATCCATCCGGCGATGGAGGAACTGGGCGGGCTGTGGAAGCACAGTTCTGCCGGGATCATGGTCGAACACCGTGCAACGGACACATGCATCCAGACGGTGAGCCAGATCCGATCGTTGATCCATGCGCCGGATGGCGCTCCTGTCGCCGTAGGGGGAGGGGCGCCGGGTGATCCGTACGTGCTTGGTTCTCTCGCCGCGGCGGTGACGCTTGCGGAAGAAGGTTTCCGCACGGTGAACCTCGGCCCGGACACGCCGCTCGACGTGCTGGCCGCGGCGGCGCGGGAGTACGCCGCATCGCTCGTCTGGCTCAGTCTGTCGTCGCAAGGCCGTTCACGCCCGAGCGGGCGGGAGCTGCTGGCGTTCGCTCGGAGCATGGCGCAAGAAGGGGCAAAGGTCGCGTTGGGAGGGCGTGCCCTGCCCCCGCTGCCGGGACCGCCCGAGCCGGGCGTGTTCATCGGCAAGTCGATGAGCGAACTCGCGGCATACGCGGCTGGCGTGCGTGCGGCGGCGGCACACGGCTGA
- a CDS encoding glycosyltransferase family 4 protein, producing the protein MGLRILHVSTRLILGGSQENTVLSCEGQARLGHEVHLAFGPIYGPEGSLLGRVEAFNERCARGQERTDEGGACRPIGVHVVPHLLREVRPISDARCYRELKRLIDALRPDVVHTHSSKAGILGRAAAWAVGHGRNEQRARGQMADAAEASTRGTCGAICHTIHGPPFMPVEGSPVRRAKVRATNLMYVLAERYAARRCDMIISVADAMTALFLSHRVGTPGQYVTVRSGMEVESFLHARPGETREEVRCELGFAPGDFVIGTVARLAEHKGHDDILDALRDDLRSHPDWKLLWVGDGWWRERLLARVEALGLHDRVVTTGLVPQERVPAMMRAMDVLLHPSYREGLPRTVPQALLCGVAPVAYDVDGTREVCRPGETGVLVPLRDLGALRAGVVRLYEHPEERHALAERGREFCREEFSAQRMVRELERVYRRVLAAR; encoded by the coding sequence GTGGGACTGCGCATCCTTCACGTCTCAACCCGTCTCATCCTCGGCGGCTCGCAGGAGAACACCGTCCTCTCGTGCGAGGGGCAGGCGAGACTCGGGCACGAGGTGCACCTGGCGTTCGGCCCGATCTACGGGCCGGAGGGGTCGCTGCTCGGGCGCGTCGAGGCATTCAACGAGCGGTGCGCACGCGGCCAGGAGCGGACGGATGAGGGGGGGGCGTGCCGGCCGATCGGTGTGCACGTCGTGCCGCACCTGCTGCGGGAGGTCCGCCCGATCTCCGACGCGCGGTGCTACCGCGAGCTGAAGCGGCTGATCGACGCGCTGCGCCCGGACGTGGTGCACACGCACTCGTCGAAGGCGGGGATTCTCGGGAGAGCCGCGGCCTGGGCGGTGGGGCACGGAAGAAATGAGCAAAGAGCACGAGGGCAAATGGCAGATGCAGCGGAGGCAAGCACGCGGGGAACGTGCGGAGCCATCTGCCACACCATCCACGGCCCGCCGTTCATGCCGGTGGAGGGGTCGCCGGTGCGGCGCGCGAAGGTCCGGGCGACGAACCTGATGTACGTGCTCGCGGAGCGGTACGCGGCGCGCCGATGCGACATGATCATCTCGGTCGCCGACGCGATGACCGCCCTCTTTCTTTCACACCGGGTCGGCACGCCCGGGCAGTACGTCACGGTGCGGTCGGGGATGGAGGTGGAGTCGTTCCTGCACGCGCGCCCGGGCGAGACGCGCGAGGAGGTCCGATGCGAACTGGGCTTCGCGCCGGGCGACTTCGTGATCGGCACGGTCGCTCGCCTCGCGGAGCACAAGGGGCACGACGACATCCTCGACGCTCTGCGGGACGACCTGCGCTCGCACCCGGACTGGAAGTTGCTGTGGGTGGGGGACGGGTGGTGGCGCGAGCGGCTGCTGGCGCGCGTCGAGGCGCTGGGGCTGCACGATCGCGTGGTGACGACGGGGCTGGTGCCGCAGGAGCGCGTGCCGGCCATGATGCGGGCGATGGACGTGCTGCTGCACCCGTCGTACCGCGAGGGCCTGCCGCGGACGGTGCCGCAGGCGCTGCTGTGCGGCGTCGCGCCGGTGGCGTACGACGTGGACGGGACGCGGGAGGTCTGCCGCCCGGGCGAGACGGGCGTGCTCGTACCCCTGCGCGATCTCGGCGCGCTGCGGGCTGGTGTCGTGCGGCTCTACGAGCATCCCGAGGAGCGGCACGCGCTGGCGGAGCGCGGGCGAGAGTTCTGCCGAGAGGAGTTCAGCGCGCAGCGGATGGTTCGGGAGTTGGAGCGCGTGTACCGACGCGTTCTGGCGGCGCGCTGA
- a CDS encoding response regulator — protein sequence MNPVLVRQLKRLGASADSLPDMATWRALLERVSAAYDQADEDRYTLERALAISSEELREAMQGALAASRAKSLFLANVSHEIRTPMTAIIGYADLLADPDFPGREEAIEGIRRNGDHLLGVINDILDLSRIEDGKMTMATRPCSPGQIVRESVDLLRPRAEEKRLTVVVETDGTTPERVMADPLRLKQILINLVGNAIKFTQRGRVRVALGLERAPTPRLVITVEDTGIGMAADQVERLFTPFVQADESMARRFGGSGLGLSISRALARLMHGDITVRSTLGEGSVFTLSIPVERAEGADPGTPTAAEDTDATDGTPLIGRRILLVEDGPDNQRIIEHHLRRAGAVVVVASNGQIALDVVASAAHAFDLILMDMQMPVMDGYTATAELRATGVRTPIVALTAHAMEGERQRCLDAGCDGYLTKPISRDGLVSAATAFIEDRAAERSAA from the coding sequence ATGAATCCCGTCCTTGTCCGCCAACTCAAGCGCCTCGGCGCATCGGCGGACAGTCTCCCCGACATGGCGACCTGGCGCGCGCTGCTGGAGCGGGTGAGCGCGGCGTACGACCAGGCCGACGAGGACCGCTACACGCTCGAACGGGCGCTGGCGATCTCGTCGGAGGAACTGCGCGAAGCGATGCAGGGCGCGCTCGCGGCCTCGCGGGCCAAGTCGCTCTTCCTCGCGAACGTCAGCCACGAGATCCGCACGCCGATGACCGCGATCATCGGGTACGCCGACCTGCTGGCCGATCCGGACTTCCCCGGACGGGAGGAAGCCATCGAGGGCATCCGCCGCAACGGCGACCACCTGCTCGGCGTGATCAACGACATCCTGGACCTCTCGCGGATCGAAGACGGCAAGATGACGATGGCAACGCGCCCATGCTCGCCCGGGCAGATCGTCCGGGAATCGGTGGATCTGCTGCGCCCCAGGGCGGAGGAGAAGCGGCTCACTGTGGTGGTGGAGACGGACGGCACCACGCCCGAGCGCGTGATGGCCGACCCGCTGCGGCTCAAGCAGATTCTCATCAATCTCGTCGGCAATGCGATCAAGTTCACGCAGCGCGGCCGGGTGCGCGTGGCGCTGGGCTTGGAGCGGGCGCCGACACCCAGGCTCGTCATCACCGTCGAAGACACCGGGATCGGCATGGCGGCCGATCAGGTCGAACGACTCTTCACGCCGTTCGTGCAGGCGGATGAGTCCATGGCGCGCCGCTTCGGCGGGAGCGGGCTTGGACTCTCCATCTCGCGCGCCCTGGCACGCCTCATGCACGGCGACATTACGGTCCGTTCGACCCTCGGCGAAGGTTCGGTGTTCACCCTCTCGATCCCCGTCGAACGGGCCGAGGGAGCCGACCCGGGCACGCCGACGGCGGCTGAGGACACGGACGCGACGGACGGCACGCCTCTGATCGGGCGGCGCATCCTCCTGGTCGAGGACGGCCCCGACAACCAGCGGATCATCGAGCACCACCTGCGCCGGGCGGGCGCGGTGGTGGTGGTCGCGTCGAACGGCCAGATCGCGCTCGACGTCGTGGCGTCCGCCGCGCACGCCTTCGACCTGATCCTCATGGACATGCAGATGCCGGTGATGGACGGGTACACCGCGACCGCGGAGCTGCGAGCGACGGGCGTGCGCACGCCGATCGTCGCGCTGACCGCGCACGCGATGGAAGGTGAGCGGCAACGCTGCCTCGACGCAGGATGCGACGGGTACCTCACGAAGCCGATCTCGCGCGACGGCCTGGTCTCGGCGGCGACCGCTTTCATTGAGGATCGCGCCGCCGAGAGGAGCGCCGCGTAG
- the trpB gene encoding tryptophan synthase subunit beta, with product MTTAPAQAPAPRISEVPDERGRFGPYGGSYVPETLVAALKQLDDVYRRVSRDERFWEELRELERAFTGRPTPLYRADRLTAHARSAGGRGHGATIWLKREDLAHTGAHKINNTLGQALLTQRMNKGRVIAETGAGQHGVATATAAARFGFECDVYMGAEDARRQRLNVVRMKALGARVVEVESGSRTLKDATNEAMRDWMESVEHTHYILGSVVGPHPFPMIVRDLQSIIGRETKAQCLRTLGRLPDAVVACVGGGSNAAGIFYPFIEDERVRLVGVEAGGRSNEPGQHAAPLAFGTPGILHGSLSYVLQDEHGQTAQVHSCSAGLDYPGVGPEHSYWKDTGRVAYAVADDRQALDAFTLLARMEGIIPALETAHAIAHAVRLAGTMNDDQHLVVNCSGRGDKDVEEAARLLGW from the coding sequence ATGACCACCGCGCCCGCGCAGGCCCCCGCCCCACGCATCAGCGAAGTCCCCGACGAGCGTGGACGCTTCGGCCCCTACGGCGGAAGTTACGTCCCCGAGACGCTCGTCGCCGCCCTCAAGCAGCTCGACGACGTCTACCGCCGCGTCTCGCGCGACGAACGCTTCTGGGAGGAACTCCGCGAACTCGAGCGCGCCTTCACCGGGCGCCCGACGCCGCTCTACCGCGCCGACCGGCTGACCGCCCACGCGCGCTCGGCGGGCGGGCGCGGGCACGGCGCGACCATCTGGCTCAAGCGCGAGGACCTCGCCCACACCGGCGCGCACAAGATCAACAACACGCTCGGCCAGGCCCTGCTCACCCAGCGCATGAACAAGGGGCGCGTCATTGCCGAGACCGGCGCGGGCCAGCACGGCGTCGCCACCGCCACAGCCGCCGCACGCTTCGGCTTCGAGTGCGACGTCTACATGGGCGCGGAGGACGCCCGGCGCCAGCGCCTGAACGTCGTCCGCATGAAGGCGCTCGGCGCGCGCGTCGTCGAGGTCGAGTCCGGCTCGCGCACCCTCAAGGACGCCACCAACGAGGCGATGCGCGACTGGATGGAGAGCGTCGAGCACACGCACTACATCCTCGGCTCGGTCGTCGGCCCCCACCCCTTCCCCATGATCGTCCGCGACCTCCAGAGCATCATCGGTCGCGAGACGAAGGCCCAATGCCTGCGCACGCTGGGCCGCCTGCCCGACGCCGTCGTCGCCTGCGTGGGGGGGGGGTCGAACGCCGCCGGCATCTTCTATCCGTTCATCGAGGACGAGCGGGTGCGCCTCGTGGGCGTCGAGGCGGGCGGGCGATCGAACGAGCCTGGCCAGCACGCCGCCCCGCTCGCCTTCGGCACGCCCGGCATCCTGCACGGCTCGCTCAGCTACGTGCTGCAGGACGAGCACGGCCAGACCGCCCAGGTCCACTCCTGCTCCGCGGGCCTCGACTACCCCGGCGTCGGACCCGAGCACTCGTATTGGAAGGACACGGGGCGCGTGGCGTACGCCGTCGCCGACGACCGCCAGGCGCTCGACGCCTTCACGCTGCTGGCGCGGATGGAGGGGATCATTCCCGCACTCGAGACCGCGCACGCGATCGCGCACGCCGTTCGTCTCGCGGGCACGATGAACGACGATCAGCACCTCGTTGTCAACTGCTCCGGCCGGGGCGACAAGGATGTGGAGGAGGCGGCGCGGCTGCTGGGCTGGTGA
- a CDS encoding MFS transporter, which produces MPSAILSRLNPFRGLPNPREVWAWGMYDLANQSFTLIIITLLFPVYFREVISPDPRRAEALWSVLGSGSLLLVVAVSPFLGAIADGRGWKKRMLILTGVLAAALTVGLAATGPGTVLLAASLFLCANVLYQLGENFLASFLPEVATPRNIGRVSATGWAMGYAGALILLVISAGAIALFGLDKTQWSALFLFAGVWFALGMVPAILILRERPPPSDPGPLSDLLGLAVRRIRDTLADARLFSQLARFLTAFFVYGFGVQTIIYFAGIIANDFGFTEVKLVLFALQLTVTAGVASVATAMVQDRIGARAMVLISLGVWIATAAGMLALTAASDPREWLFWLVGNGVGLGLGGIGTSSRSLVGRFTPVQKSAEFFGLWGMTYKLAGVVGVLTFGQMKAWLGDVPAMIALTAFFVVGLTLTLRVDESAGVRAARRAERKANGPHARPE; this is translated from the coding sequence GTGCCCAGCGCCATCCTCTCACGCCTCAACCCCTTCCGTGGCCTGCCCAATCCCCGCGAGGTCTGGGCGTGGGGCATGTACGACCTGGCCAACCAGTCCTTCACACTCATCATCATCACGCTGCTCTTCCCCGTGTACTTCCGCGAGGTCATCTCACCCGACCCGCGCCGGGCCGAGGCCCTCTGGTCCGTGCTCGGCTCGGGCAGCCTTCTGCTCGTGGTCGCGGTGTCGCCCTTTCTCGGGGCGATCGCCGACGGGCGCGGGTGGAAGAAGCGGATGCTCATCCTCACGGGCGTGCTGGCCGCGGCACTGACCGTCGGGCTGGCGGCGACCGGCCCCGGCACGGTCCTGCTTGCCGCCTCACTCTTCCTCTGCGCGAACGTGCTCTACCAACTGGGAGAGAACTTCCTCGCGAGTTTCCTTCCCGAGGTCGCCACGCCGCGCAACATCGGGCGCGTCTCGGCCACCGGCTGGGCGATGGGCTACGCGGGCGCGCTCATCCTGCTCGTCATCAGCGCGGGCGCGATCGCGCTCTTCGGCCTCGACAAGACGCAATGGTCAGCGCTCTTCCTCTTCGCGGGCGTGTGGTTCGCCCTCGGCATGGTCCCCGCCATCCTCATCCTCCGCGAGCGACCCCCTCCATCCGACCCCGGCCCGCTCTCGGACCTGCTGGGCCTGGCCGTGCGGCGCATCCGCGACACGCTCGCCGACGCCCGCCTCTTTTCTCAACTCGCCCGCTTCCTGACCGCCTTCTTCGTCTACGGCTTCGGCGTGCAGACCATCATCTACTTCGCCGGCATCATCGCCAACGACTTCGGCTTCACCGAGGTCAAACTCGTTCTCTTCGCCCTGCAACTGACCGTGACGGCGGGCGTCGCCTCCGTCGCCACGGCGATGGTGCAGGACCGCATCGGCGCGCGCGCGATGGTGCTCATTTCGCTCGGCGTCTGGATCGCCACCGCCGCGGGAATGCTCGCCCTCACCGCCGCGAGCGACCCGCGGGAGTGGCTCTTCTGGCTCGTCGGCAACGGCGTCGGCTTGGGGTTGGGCGGCATCGGCACCAGCAGCCGGTCTCTCGTCGGACGCTTCACCCCCGTCCAGAAGAGCGCGGAGTTCTTCGGCCTCTGGGGCATGACCTACAAACTCGCGGGCGTCGTCGGCGTGCTCACCTTCGGCCAGATGAAGGCTTGGCTCGGCGACGTGCCCGCCATGATCGCTCTCACCGCCTTCTTCGTCGTCGGTCTCACGCTCACCCTGCGCGTCGACGAGAGCGCAGGCGTCCGGGCCGCGCGACGCGCCGAACGAAAAGCCAACGGCCCGCACGCCCGGCCCGAATAG
- a CDS encoding HPr family phosphocarrier protein, translating to MPNRCTVTVTIVNRLGLHARPAMSFVDAASAFKAAVRVRKGDQEVDGKSIMQMMMLAATKGTKLEVTAEGDDAEQACKALSQLVASGFEEE from the coding sequence GTGCCCAACCGCTGCACGGTCACGGTCACGATCGTCAATCGCCTCGGGCTGCACGCGCGCCCGGCGATGTCGTTCGTGGACGCCGCTTCCGCCTTCAAGGCCGCCGTCCGCGTCCGAAAGGGCGACCAGGAGGTCGACGGCAAGTCCATCATGCAGATGATGATGCTCGCCGCCACCAAGGGCACCAAACTCGAAGTCACGGCCGAGGGCGACGACGCCGAGCAGGCCTGCAAAGCACTCAGCCAACTCGTCGCGTCCGGGTTCGAGGAAGAGTGA
- a CDS encoding PTS sugar transporter subunit IIA — protein sequence MKLTEIVVEGAIVPSLAASERDDVVAELVAALVAAGSVPANVQPDLIRAILEREQKGSTGFGKGVAVPHVKHKAIKGMAAAIGLSQRGVDFNALDRQPVYSVFLLLSPDDRPEEHLQAMEVIFKNLSKDTFRRFLRQATSVDDVKTLLEEADSQQLAG from the coding sequence ATGAAACTGACCGAAATCGTCGTTGAAGGCGCCATCGTTCCCTCTCTCGCTGCTTCCGAGCGGGACGACGTCGTCGCGGAACTGGTCGCGGCCCTCGTCGCCGCGGGGTCGGTGCCCGCGAACGTCCAGCCCGACCTCATCCGCGCCATCCTCGAACGCGAGCAGAAAGGTTCCACCGGCTTCGGCAAGGGCGTCGCCGTCCCGCACGTGAAGCACAAGGCCATCAAGGGCATGGCCGCCGCCATCGGCCTCTCGCAGCGCGGCGTGGACTTCAACGCCCTCGACAGGCAGCCCGTCTACTCCGTCTTTCTCCTCCTCAGCCCCGACGACCGGCCCGAGGAGCACCTCCAGGCGATGGAGGTCATCTTCAAGAACCTGAGCAAGGACACCTTCCGCAGGTTCCTTCGACAGGCGACCTCCGTCGACGACGTCAAGACCCTGCTCGAAGAGGCCGACAGCCAGCAACTCGCCGGGTAA
- the raiA gene encoding ribosome-associated translation inhibitor RaiA, translating into MRIDVVGRGVEVTDAIRTHAQSKCEKLPRYFDGTQSVTLTLARENHHRHAEFDAELVVDVEKHDNFVAHARDEDLYAAIDLVIDKAARQLTDFKERLKMGKR; encoded by the coding sequence ATGCGCATCGATGTCGTGGGTCGAGGAGTCGAGGTCACGGACGCCATCCGCACCCACGCGCAGTCCAAGTGCGAGAAACTCCCCCGCTATTTCGACGGCACGCAGAGCGTCACGCTCACCCTCGCCCGCGAGAACCATCACCGCCACGCCGAGTTCGACGCCGAGCTGGTCGTGGACGTCGAGAAGCACGACAACTTCGTCGCGCACGCCCGCGACGAGGACCTGTACGCCGCGATCGACCTCGTGATCGACAAGGCGGCCCGGCAACTCACCGATTTCAAGGAGCGTCTCAAGATGGGCAAGCGGTGA
- a CDS encoding DUF502 domain-containing protein produces MIRAPAARHAATRAPHPSTHGPHAMSERRTFTSDFKRFFGRGLAILLPSALTLWILVQLFNFLMNNVGQPINRGVRMAIIEITPRVVPDSRLPSWFRVTDAEIADARRVRMFRGMAQMSDERVRTLMRREKFREAWDDHWYLEASGLVVAIILIYFAGLLLGGYLGRRVYERLEALLAKIPGFKQVYPHVKQVVQMIMGDTPIAFNRVVLVEYPRKGIWTVGLMTSSSLRAVHEHTGEPVITIFIPSTPTPFTGFTINVPAKEVIDLPISVEEAIRFFVTGGVLIPESQLPPGVKPLPKGDGPASAGPPADDAPGGSAKPPPGV; encoded by the coding sequence CCGCTGCCCGCCACGCCGCGACCCGCGCACCGCACCCCTCCACGCACGGGCCACACGCCATGAGCGAGCGCAGAACCTTCACCAGCGACTTCAAGCGGTTCTTCGGCCGCGGCCTGGCGATCCTGCTCCCTTCCGCGCTCACCCTGTGGATTCTCGTTCAGTTGTTCAACTTTCTGATGAACAACGTGGGGCAGCCGATCAACCGCGGCGTCCGCATGGCGATCATCGAGATCACGCCTCGCGTCGTGCCCGACTCGCGCCTTCCCTCGTGGTTCCGCGTCACGGACGCCGAGATCGCCGACGCGCGCCGTGTCCGCATGTTCCGCGGGATGGCGCAGATGTCCGACGAGCGCGTCCGCACGCTGATGCGACGGGAGAAGTTCCGCGAGGCGTGGGACGACCACTGGTACCTCGAAGCCTCGGGCCTTGTTGTCGCGATCATTCTCATCTACTTTGCGGGGCTGCTCCTCGGGGGCTACCTCGGCCGGCGCGTCTACGAGCGGCTGGAGGCGCTGCTCGCGAAAATCCCCGGCTTCAAGCAGGTGTATCCGCACGTCAAGCAGGTCGTCCAGATGATCATGGGCGACACGCCGATCGCCTTCAACCGCGTCGTGTTGGTCGAGTACCCGCGCAAGGGCATCTGGACCGTGGGCCTGATGACCAGCAGTTCCCTCCGCGCCGTCCATGAGCACACCGGCGAGCCGGTCATCACCATCTTCATCCCCTCCACGCCCACGCCGTTCACAGGCTTCACGATCAACGTTCCCGCGAAGGAGGTGATCGACCTGCCGATCTCGGTCGAGGAGGCGATCCGCTTCTTCGTCACCGGCGGCGTGCTGATCCCCGAATCGCAACTCCCGCCGGGCGTCAAGCCCCTGCCCAAGGGGGACGGGCCTGCGTCGGCGGGGCCGCCCGCCGACGACGCCCCGGGCGGGTCGGCCAAGCCCCCGCCGGGCGTATGA